CTGGGCGCGTGGCCGACGAGATCGCCGGACTGAGGCGATGACTCGTCATTTCGTCGTCGCCAGCCTGGGCAGCATCGGGCAGCGCCATTTGCGCAATCTCCGAATCCTGCGCCCGGATGCCCGGATCACTGCCTTGCGGCGCCCCGAAAGCGCCCCCGTCACCTGTGACGGCTGCGACGGCGAGGTCACCTCGGTCGAGGCGGCGCTGGCGCTTCGCCCCGACGGGGTGATTCTCGCCGGACCCGCGCCGACCCATGTCCGGCTCGCTCGGGCCTTTGTCGAACAGGGCATTCCGGTCTTCATCGAGAAGCCGCTTTCGCACGATATAATCGGCCTGGACGAACTGGCGGCTGTCGCGGCGCGGGGCGCGATACCAGTGATGGTCGGCTACAACCTGCGGTTCAACCCTTCGCTGAACGCGCTCAGGCAGGACCTGCTGGGCGGTGCGATCGGCAAGGTGCTGGCGGTGCGCGCGGAGGTCGGACAATATCTTCCGGACTGGCGATCAAATGCGGACTACCGCCAGGGCGTGTCCGCCCGACGGGCGCTGGGCGGCGGGCCGATCTTGGAACTGAGCCACGAGATCGACTATCTCTACTGGCTGTTCGGAATGCCGGCGTGGGTGACCTG
This DNA window, taken from Roseomonas aeriglobus, encodes the following:
- a CDS encoding Gfo/Idh/MocA family oxidoreductase; amino-acid sequence: MTRHFVVASLGSIGQRHLRNLRILRPDARITALRRPESAPVTCDGCDGEVTSVEAALALRPDGVILAGPAPTHVRLARAFVEQGIPVFIEKPLSHDIIGLDELAAVAARGAIPVMVGYNLRFNPSLNALRQDLLGGAIGKVLAVRAEVGQYLPDWRSNADYRQGVSARRALGGGPILELSHEIDYLYWLFGMPAWVTCRGGRYSDLEMDVEDCVDICLEYAEPRRLVSVHLDFLQRPVARTCKFIGSGGTIVWEALRDRHIVEAMDGGRRVVESPLPDRNRMYLDELTDFLGAIEDGWPVSIPLSDGIDVMRIISAAARSLTIGRSISLLEVEPYA